The bacterium DNA segment ATTATTATTGAAACAGAGAGGCTGATTTTAAGAACTTGGGAACAGAAAGACGCTGAACCATATTTTCACATCAACCAAGATCCAAAAGTCCTTGAATTTTTACGTGGTCCGTTAACCATGCAGCAAGTTAATGATTTTATTCCAGCCGTTAACCAACATCAAGAAAAACATGGCTATACTTTATGGGCAACAGAACTCAAAGAAACTGATCAACTGATAGGTTTTGTTGGCCTTAATTATACAGACTGGCCAGCTCCATTTACACCTGCCGTTGAAATTGGTTGGCGACTAGGATCACAATATTGGCAAAAAGGCTATGCAACTGAAGTTGCAAAAGCATCATTAGATTATGGGTTTAAAAAGTGCAAACTGCAAGAAATAGTCTCATTTACCGTCCCTGCCAATATCCGTTCTATTCGAGTCATGGAAAAAATCGGTTTAAAACGGGATTTGAAGGGCGCCTTTTCCCATCCAAAACTTCCAGTTGATCATAAGCTGTCGCTGCATGTTTTGTATAGATTAAAGGCAACAGAATATTTAAAATGAACTAAATGATTTGACAAAATCTGCACATAACGAAGCTGATTTTAACATACTACCAAGGTGAGTTGCTTTGGGAATTATCTGTGCAACAGAAGAGGCTTGAATTTCATTTGCAGCGAATTTTTTATATTCGATTAGTTTTTCTGGAATAAACTGTTCATCATCTGAAGCAACAACCAATAAAAAGGATTTGTCTAAAGTTTTAAATAATTCCTTTGGGTCTTCCGGTGAGGTTGCCGTGGTCATAGTAACTGAATAACTTGGAACAATTTTTGGATCAATCCTAAGCAGCGCTTGAGGATAGTTAAAAAAGACCGCAGGACTATGCCCACAAAAAAAACCTCCCGTCAATGCATTCACAATAAACTTCCACACACTTACACTTTTTATAAATGAAGTTGTTTGATCAAAATGATTTTTAATAGCGCCGCAATTCCTACCTAAATAAGGTGTAATCAATACATATCCTTTCACCAATTGATGGTGATTATAGTTACTATAATTGAGTATCATGCCAGCACCTGAAGAATGCCCGCCCACATACAATGCAGTTTCCGGATGTTGCTTATTCACAACATTAATCGCTCTTGTCACATCATCCCAAACCTGAGTAACTGCAGGCGCATCGCCTCGAGGACCTTGAGAATAACCATGTCCTCGAATATCAAAAAGATAACAACCAATGTTTTCACGAACTAATTGCTGTGCAAATGATTGATACAATGCACTGCTATAAAATCCAGCACCATGATAAAAAATAACCACAGCTTTTGGTGCAGTCGGCACAAATGAATAATACGCTAACTTTACACCATCAGAAGCTTTTAAAAATTGTGGCTTTTTTATAACAAAATTATGTAACTCTTCGTTTAATTCATCGAACAAAAATGGTTCCGCACTTGTGTTCTGCATGCCAAAACTCAGTACCATCAAAATAAAAGTAGTTAAAGCGTTGATAATCTTAATAAGCATTATTTCGCTAAAATTTATTAAATATATAAATAACAAGGCATTTATAGTCTATTGTAATTCATTATTTTTGTCAAAAACAGCAACCTCTTTATCAATTCATCACATCCTCAATAATCTTTTTTTGTATCTGCGCAGCCGAACTATTTTTCTCTGCGATTTGACACAATTCATATGTTGCTTTCCATAATACCCACGCACGTGCACGAAGCCATGTATCAGAATCCATATTCATTTCACTCATAAAAATTTGACGTGATTTTCGAGAGAAATATGTCCATGCAATAACAAGATCACATGCAGGATCTCCGATCGCTGCACCACCAAAATCAATCACAGCAGAAAGTTTGCCATCATCCATCAATAAGTTCCCGATTGCAACATCACCATGAATCCAGACGGGAGCGTTGTTCCATTTCGTCGCGCAGGCCTGATTCCATAATTCTAAGGCCTGATTTACATCGATAATCCCAGCAAGTTCTTGAATCTGTTTTCGGGCCCCTTGATCGTACACACTAACATGATCACCACGCCACCAGTTATGTTGACCTGGCAAAAGCTCTTTTAGTCCTTTAATCGTTTGTAGTTTCTTTAAAAACTGAGCCACATCATATGCAAGCTGTTCTTTTTCTTGCTCGGTTAAAGTCAAAAGATTGATACTTTTGCCAGGCAACCATTTGCATATAGAAAATGGATATGGATAATCTGTTGAAGGTTTGCCCATTTTGATAGGAACAGGAATGTTAACGCTTAAATATTTTGCTAATTGCGGCAGTAGTTCTTGTTCTTTTGGAACTTTTAATGCATAGTCTTCGGCTATTGGCATACGAATGAGTAATTCTGACCCAAGTCTGAACGTACGATTATCATGCCCCTGTTTTTCAATATTGCTAACTGGCAGATGACTAAATTCAGGAAACTGCTTCAAGATCAATTTTCGTGCAAGCTCAACTGTTGGATTTAATACGGCATTCATAACTTCTGGTTCCTTTCGTCAAGCGAGTATAACCTTACTAAACATGATCAATCATACCACATTACAAAAAATTTATGAAAATTGAAGCTAAACAGGATGTAATAATCATTTTCCACAAATTTTTATAGCTTCTCAAAAACCAAAAAATATCGTTTTGAGCATTTTTAATTGACTTACGATTCTGCTCAAAATATGCTTAAAAGATATTTCAAGCATAAAAAGGTCTTTATGTTCAACTCTGCATTTGTTGGCCGCAACTCTGAATTAGCACGATTAAAATCTTTATACAAAAAACAAAAGCCTGCCATTGTCGTTGTAAAAGGCCGCAGAAGAATTGGCAAAAGTAGACTGATAGCAGAATTTGCCAAACTATCAGGAACCAAAAGATTTTGGAGTTTTGCAGGCCTTGCCCCAGAAAACGGCATGAGCGCACAAGAACAGAGAGATCATTTTGCTCGACAATTTGCATTCATGCTCAAAATTCCACCGCTCACTTTTCACAATTGGAGTGATGCTTTTGAGCATCTAAGTCTTTATCTTCAACCAGGAGATGTAATTCTTTTTGATGAGATTTCATGGATGGGATCAAAAGATCCTAGTTTTATTCCCAAACTCAAAGTCTGGTGGGACAAACAAACCATGCATATGCTGCTTGTATTTTGCGGATCTGTTTCTACTTGGATTGAAGAAAACATTTTGAAAAGTACCGCATTTTTCGGCCGAATTAACCTAACAATGAACCTCGAACCACTCCCCATTCCCAATAGCATACAACTATTAAAAGCACTCGGAATGCAACTTTCTGCCTATGATACGTACAAACTGCTTAGCATTGTTGGTGGAATACCATGGTATCTAGAACAGTTTCATCCTCACATGACTGCTGATGACAACATCAAACAGCTTGCTTTTGAAAAAAATGGACTCCTTGTTACTGAATTTGATCGTATTTTCAACGATCTTTTTGATAGCAAAGGCACAACCTATAAAAAAATTCTGCATAGCCTCAAAGACGGCGCACAAACGTTATCTGAAATAAGGACAGGTATACACTTTCCACACAGCGGCACCTTAAGTCAAATGATAGAGCATCTGATCGTGGCAGGCTTTGTAGTCAAACAGTCTCTCTGGTCATTTAAAACTACAAACCCTTTAAAACAAAGCTTATATAGAATCTCAGATCCTTACATGAGGTTTTATCTTAAAGTTATTGAACCACATTCAAATATCATCGCAGAAGGTGGATTTGACCAAGTACCACTATCAACCATAGCTGGTTTTGAAACACACCTAGGCCTACAACTTGAGACCTTATTACTTCAAAATCGCCAGTTATTGATTGAAAAACTAGGTATTTCACCTGTCGATATTGTACGTAGCGGACCGTACAGGCAAACAAAAACAACTACTCAGCAGGGTTGTCAAATCGATTATCTGATACAGACAAAAACCAACAGCTTATTTATTTGTGAATTTAAATTCAAAAGGCGTGAAATTGGTATCGATATCATTGCCGAAATGCAGGAAAAAATAGCCAGATTAAAAGCGCCAAAGGGATTTGCAAAAGTGGCTGTATTATTCCATGTGAGTGGTGTAGCCTCTACCGTCGAAACAAGCTCCTATTTTTATCGCATCGTCGATATTGTAGATTTTTTAGAAGATCATTACCTGTCTTATTGATAAAATTACAACACAAAAATACCTTAACTTTTATCTGCTTGCACTATTTATAAGCAGTTTACCAGTATGGCCCATTCAAGGGTGAAATGCGACACTAACTAGAAAAAAAGTCAGGTGATCATAAACTAGTCTCTGAGAACAACCAAGGAGACAATTTATGAGCCGAAAAGCTGGCGCACACCTGACCTATGAAATAAGATGCCAGATAGATGTATTTTTTTCAATAGGAATGAGTAGAAGAGTGATAGGGAGGAAGTTATGCATACACCACTCAACCATTGCACGAGAGATAAAGCGTAACAGTAGTAAAAAGGGCTACAAATTTCAAGAAGCGGAAGCAAAGAAACAGAAAAGAAGGAGTGTTGCAAGCAGCAGATCCTATCGATTGAAAAAAGAAATTCAGGAACAAATAAAGCTGTTATTGTTCGATGTTCAGGCGAGTTCGCAACAGATATCAGGGCGATTGAAAAAGCAAGGTATTTCGATAAGTCATCAAACGATTTATAGTATGATCAAAAGAGACAAAGCAGATGGCCAAACGCTGTACCTCCATCTGAGACACAAAGGCATACTGGTGACGCTTGTTGATCGTGCGACTAAGTTTACATTGATCCGTCTGATCGATTCAAAAACAGCATTTAAAACCACCGATGCTGTTTTGCGTATGCTAAAACCTTATGAATCTTATGTCCAAACTATCACTGCTGATAATGGATTGGAGTTTGCAGATCATGCGACTGTCTCACTTAATTTGCCACATTGTGACGTTTTTTCGCAAAACCATATCATTCTTGGGAACGTGGCTTGAACGAACATACCAACGGTCTCATTCGTCAATATTTGCCAAAAAAAACAGATTTCACTACACTAACTCATGCTGATATACAGATTATTCAAGACAAACTGAATAATCGACCTAGAGCAGTTTTGCATTATTTTACACCTTCACAGGCCTTTTATGATCAACGTTTTCGTTCTTAGGTGTCGCATTTCAGATTTGAATCGGCCATTCTTTTTAAAAGTAATCAAGTCTCATTTTTTTACTTTAAATCTTACAAAAATCATGGTAAAATAATTACGATAACTGGTTTTATATGTTTCACCTATCTTTATTTCAAGGATTGAAAATGATAAACAGTTTTGCATTACCCCTGATTTACTTTATTCCTATTTTCGTATTTGTTTTCATTCTTTTATTCCAAAGTATCTTTTTGCTTGTCCATGAAGCAGAAGCGGTCATCATTGAACGGTTTGGTAAATTTGACCGCATATTGCAACCAGGCCTCCATCTGGTTATACCACTCGTAGAACAGCCTCGAAAAATTTTATGGACCACTGTCACATCGTATCATAACGAATATATCCGCAAAACATCACAAGAAATCAAAATCGACGTACGTGAATGTGTTTATGATTTTCCAAAACAGAATGTGATTACAAAAGATAATGTAACTATGGAAATCACTGCTATTCTCTATTATCAGATCATCAATCCACATGCGGCGGTGTACGAAGTTTATAACCTTTCTGAAGCGATTGAAAAGCTTGCGCAAACCACATTACGCAATATTATCGGTTCAATGGATCTTGATGAAACCTTGGTATCACGTGATGATATTAACGAACGACTTCGCACTGTTCTTTTTGAAGCTGCAACTAAATGGGGAGTACAGGTAAACCGTGTAGAACTGCAAGAAGTTAATCCACCGATCGACATCAGGCACGCCATGGAAAAACAGATGCGTGCAGAACGTGAACGCAGAGAGATGATTTTGAGAGCTGAGGGTGCAAAAACTTCTGCCATTTTGGAAGCCCAAGGCCAACAAGAAGCTCATATTTTAAAAGCCAGAGGCCAAGCGACAGCAGAAGTTGCAGAGGCGGAAGGTAAAGCTTCAGCACGGCTAATACTTGCAGACGCTGAAGCAAAAGCTATTGAAAAAATCAAACATGCATTGCCGTCACAAAATACAGCTGAATTTTTGATAGCTCAAAACTATATTGAAGCTTTATCAAAGATGACCACAGGAAAAGATAATAAAACCATTATTATCCCATACGAAGCACAATCACTTGTCAATTCAATAAGCATGATTAAACACGTTTTTGAAAAAGACAGCTCTGCAAATACACCAGAAAACAGATAATGTTATTTTTCAATACTTGTGCTACACTTTTGATTAAAGCAGGCGTTTTTCTAAAAAGTGTGTTGTATGTATTATGATGGACGAGTTTTTTTGATCTTCTTTATTTTTTCATATTTTTTTGCAAAAACAGAACCTGATTTTCAAACAGTTGTTCTCATTCCCGGTGGAAAACAGGATGTAGAGGATCGCTCAGTCGGCGATTATTATCAATATGGCCTCACGCAACAGATATGCCAACAGATAACACAACATATCAGTACTCATCATAAGCAACTAAAAATGCCTCTCAAGGTGATCACCTTGAGAACAAAACCGATCAAAAGTGGTAACTTTTTTCACGCAGAACAGATCAATAAGATGAATCCTACTGTTGCTATCCACGTAGGCGTATACGCACAACCACTTGAAAATTTGGAAATAGACATCTATTGTTATAACACTCTACCCAATAATACAGAGTGCCTTATACACAACAAAAAAAATACGCTCGAATTTGTTAACGTAAGCCATGCGCATTGCAATAACAAAGCAGTTTCAACTAAAATGAGCGGACTGTTTTTTAACTTCTTTAAAACAGAAGAAAAAAATACTTTTTATAAAAGTTCATATTTTACAATTCCATTCGTACCTTTAAAAGGAATTGTCTGTCCGGCTTTTGGATTTGAAATAGGAATCTCAGACGCAGAAAAATGGAAAACAGCAATACCCGATATTTGTCAGGCAATCGTTACAATGCTTGAACACAACTATACTTAAATTAATGCAATAAAGGATAAGTATGGGGCATAATAATCAAAATAACGCTTTATATATAATCATATTTTTGCAATCAGTAGTACTAGGCGGTCTTTATGTGTTATGGAATAATGATTTTTTAATTTGGCAAGGCAATCAGCCTAATAAACATAAAACCGAAGCAAAACCGACAAGCGAAAGAGTTGATGTATACTTCATAAAACATGGTACACTGCAAAAAGAAAGCCTACTCATTACATACAAATCTGACCATGAAAAAATTTCAAAAGTACTTACTCAATGGACCGAAACAGTATGGGAAGAAAAGATTATAAATCAGAGAATAGGGGTAGATTTTTTGTCAATTGATAACGCAACAAGCACATTATATTGCTCATTAACAAAAAAACCGTTTTCCAACCAATCATCAACACGCAAAAAGCTGGAGATGTTTTATGGATTATTTAAGACTATTGAGAATACAAACAGTAGTATAAAATACTGTATAATCCTCTGTCATAATCATGTGTTTCAGGATGATCATATCGATTTCAGTTTTGCTTGGCCAATAGATCTGCTTCATGACCTCTTTTGATTACTAATTTCAATCCACTGATTTTGATTAGTGGCACCAATCCATAGAGGGAGATTAAATGAATTTTCTGCACGGTCAAACGATATATTCATAGCTCCAAAATCAACATTTTGCATCTTTTGAAATAGATCTAAAAGATTATTACTGTTAACCGAAGTATTATTTTTCTCTAGTACATTAAAAAAGAGCCGTGCACCCAAATAACCCTCTAATGAAGTTGTATCTAAAGGATATGAAAAACGCTCCATTAATGCGCGATATTCTGCTGCAATAGCCCAACCACTACTGAAAACATTCGGTACTCTCGATGTAAAAAAAAGCACTAAACCTTTCTGCTTTAAAAACTGCTTAAATGCGCTCGAAGTCAAAGTAGAAAGTCCGAATAATACCTTATTTTTTAGACTTTCTACACCAACTTTACGAATAAACTCCTGCGCAACTTGCGGGGTACACAAAAATCCTAACGCGTCAATATTACTACTATTAAGTTTTTCAATTTGATTTTTCAAATCTATTGCACCACGAACATATGGGATCACTGTATAATCTGAAATTCCAGCAGTTACTAGTACCTCATGTGCTTTGTCCAATGTCTCTTTGCTATATTCATCTTCCTGATAAATGAATGCAAAGTTTTTTACAGACTGATTTTTTAAAAGAAACCTAATCAATGCTCCTATCTCTTGCGTATACATTGCCGTTAAATTTACTATATTCTGCAATTCAGAACTACTAAAAAAAGGATTTCCTGTGATCG contains these protein-coding regions:
- a CDS encoding aminoglycoside phosphotransferase family protein — its product is MNAVLNPTVELARKLILKQFPEFSHLPVSNIEKQGHDNRTFRLGSELLIRMPIAEDYALKVPKEQELLPQLAKYLSVNIPVPIKMGKPSTDYPYPFSICKWLPGKSINLLTLTEQEKEQLAYDVAQFLKKLQTIKGLKELLPGQHNWWRGDHVSVYDQGARKQIQELAGIIDVNQALELWNQACATKWNNAPVWIHGDVAIGNLLMDDGKLSAVIDFGGAAIGDPACDLVIAWTYFSRKSRQIFMSEMNMDSDTWLRARAWVLWKATYELCQIAEKNSSAAQIQKKIIEDVMN
- a CDS encoding ATPase, producing MFNSAFVGRNSELARLKSLYKKQKPAIVVVKGRRRIGKSRLIAEFAKLSGTKRFWSFAGLAPENGMSAQEQRDHFARQFAFMLKIPPLTFHNWSDAFEHLSLYLQPGDVILFDEISWMGSKDPSFIPKLKVWWDKQTMHMLLVFCGSVSTWIEENILKSTAFFGRINLTMNLEPLPIPNSIQLLKALGMQLSAYDTYKLLSIVGGIPWYLEQFHPHMTADDNIKQLAFEKNGLLVTEFDRIFNDLFDSKGTTYKKILHSLKDGAQTLSEIRTGIHFPHSGTLSQMIEHLIVAGFVVKQSLWSFKTTNPLKQSLYRISDPYMRFYLKVIEPHSNIIAEGGFDQVPLSTIAGFETHLGLQLETLLLQNRQLLIEKLGISPVDIVRSGPYRQTKTTTQQGCQIDYLIQTKTNSLFICEFKFKRREIGIDIIAEMQEKIARLKAPKGFAKVAVLFHVSGVASTVETSSYFYRIVDIVDFLEDHYLSY
- a CDS encoding IS30 family transposase; the encoded protein is MSRKAGAHLTYEIRCQIDVFFSIGMSRRVIGRKLCIHHSTIAREIKRNSSKKGYKFQEAEAKKQKRRSVASSRSYRLKKEIQEQIKLLLFDVQASSQQISGRLKKQGISISHQTIYSMIKRDKADGQTLYLHLRHKGILVTLVDRATKFTLIRLIDSKTAFKTTDAVLRMLKPYESYVQTITADNGLEFADHATVSLNLPHCDVFSQNHIILGNVA
- a CDS encoding SPFH/Band 7/PHB domain protein, with product MINSFALPLIYFIPIFVFVFILLFQSIFLLVHEAEAVIIERFGKFDRILQPGLHLVIPLVEQPRKILWTTVTSYHNEYIRKTSQEIKIDVRECVYDFPKQNVITKDNVTMEITAILYYQIINPHAAVYEVYNLSEAIEKLAQTTLRNIIGSMDLDETLVSRDDINERLRTVLFEAATKWGVQVNRVELQEVNPPIDIRHAMEKQMRAERERREMILRAEGAKTSAILEAQGQQEAHILKARGQATAEVAEAEGKASARLILADAEAKAIEKIKHALPSQNTAEFLIAQNYIEALSKMTTGKDNKTIIIPYEAQSLVNSISMIKHVFEKDSSANTPENR
- a CDS encoding alpha/beta fold hydrolase, which gives rise to MLIKIINALTTFILMVLSFGMQNTSAEPFLFDELNEELHNFVIKKPQFLKASDGVKLAYYSFVPTAPKAVVIFYHGAGFYSSALYQSFAQQLVRENIGCYLFDIRGHGYSQGPRGDAPAVTQVWDDVTRAINVVNKQHPETALYVGGHSSGAGMILNYSNYNHHQLVKGYVLITPYLGRNCGAIKNHFDQTTSFIKSVSVWKFIVNALTGGFFCGHSPAVFFNYPQALLRIDPKIVPSYSVTMTTATSPEDPKELFKTLDKSFLLVVASDDEQFIPEKLIEYKKFAANEIQASSVAQIIPKATHLGSMLKSASLCADFVKSFSSF
- a CDS encoding GNAT family N-acetyltransferase, which gives rise to MAIIIETERLILRTWEQKDAEPYFHINQDPKVLEFLRGPLTMQQVNDFIPAVNQHQEKHGYTLWATELKETDQLIGFVGLNYTDWPAPFTPAVEIGWRLGSQYWQKGYATEVAKASLDYGFKKCKLQEIVSFTVPANIRSIRVMEKIGLKRDLKGAFSHPKLPVDHKLSLHVLYRLKATEYLK